The sequence AATTTTATGGCAAAAGAGGGTAGAGGTTTGATTTGTGCAGCATTGACTGAAGATAGATGTGCCGAGCTTGATCTTCATCCCATGGTGAAAAATAACAACGCTTTGAATAGTACGGCTTTTACAGTCTCTGTCGATTTGATTGGTCATGGATGTACAACCGGTATTTCTTCTTATGACAGGGCTAAAACATTGAATGCTTTAGCAGATAAGAAAACCAAACCGATAGAACTTGGAAGACCAGGTCATATTTTCCCCATAATAGCTAAGCCTGGTGGTGTGCTGGAGCGAGATGGTCATACAGAGGCAGCAGTGGAACTAATGAAATTGGCCGGATTAGAGCCTGTAGGCGTTTTGGTTGAAATTATCAATGATGATGGAACAATGGCTCGTTATGACGATTTAGTTAAAGTTGCTGAAAGATTTGACATTGTGTTAATTACAATCGAGCAAATAATTGAGTATTTGAATTCTGATCATTGAAACAGGGAGTCAATATAGATATTAAATAGATTAAGTTTTATTTAAACTAATTTGACAAAAGAAATCAGGATTATTGCCTCCATCTTACCATTTTTTTGTAAACTCAATAAATATCGAAACCATTTTCGATAATATTTGTTTTTCTTTTTTATATTTTTGTTTTTGAAAAATGATATTATACCTGGTTAATAACAACTAATTGTATTCGTACTTTTTTATTCGTTTAAGATGTTTGCTTTAATGACCATTTAAGAATTACTATTTGTTCAAAAATAGCTTAAACACAAGATTGTATACAATTCGGATTTAGCCAGTACCTGTAAAACTCAAAATAAATGAAACTATTACCACAACAACGTAGGGAGAAGATTTTCAATCTGATTCGTGAGGACGGACATGCCAAAGTGTTGGATTTAAGCAAGATATTTAAAGTGACAGAAGTGACTATCAGGCAGGATCTGGAAAAATTGGAAGATGAAGGTTTGGTAATAAGGGAGCATGGTGGAGCGTATTTGAAAAATATAAGTGCAAACGTTCAGAACATTGAATTGCTCAACAAAGAGAACATGACTGAGAAGGAAGCAATTGCCAGAAAGGCAGTGGAAATGATTAATGATGGTGATACAATTATTCTTGATTCTGGTACCACCGTTACAGAGATTGCGAAATTGATTTCCGGTTTTAAGAATCTTACGGTAATAACAAATGCATTAAATATTGCTCTTATTCTAGGGGCTGATCCAGAGATTAATCTGATTCTTACAGGCGGAGAGTTTAAGGCGCCTACTCTTTCACTTACAGGGCAGAAAGCTGCTGATTCATTGGAGGGTTTGCATGTCGATAAGTTATTTCTGGCCACTGCAGGAATTGCTCTGAAGTCTGGTCTTACCTATCCCAGTATAAGTGATATTTGTGTGAAAAGAGCAATGATTGAGTCAGCAGATGTGGTTTATCTGGTAGCAGACTCTTCAAAAATTGGAAAAAATTCATTTGCCAGCCTTGGGGCATTATCATTGATTGACTATCTTATTACCGATTCAAAAATAAATGAAGATTATATCGATTTGTTCTCAAGTCACGATGTTAAAATGATCATCTCCTAGCTGATCCTCTCAGTTTTATTATCCCCCTTCTGGAATTTACAATTTTATTTAGTTGATAATCTGTGGTGCTTATGTTAGGCTTAATACAGGTGCCTTGTGTGTTGATGTTTTCGGATGCTTAGAATTAGATATCCATTTCTTATTTCTTAACATTTAGGGGGCACTTTTGATTTTTAACATTTTTTTATTTTGTTTTCGTATATTTTCGTTTATTTTCGCTTTGTGAAAATTAAAATAACTATTCCAAAGTAATATTAAACGAAAATGAATTATTCAAAACGATTCATCCTGGCAATTGATCAGAGTACATCAGCAACTAAAGTTATCCTCTTTAATAAGAACGGAAAAGTTGTAGATCGTATAACAATTGCCCATGAGCAGTACTATCCTTCCCCTGGCTTTGTTGAGCACGATCCTGTAGAAATATTTACAAATACTATTCAGGGAATTGAAAAGATTCTGAAAGCAAATAATGCTTCCGAAGAAGATCTGGCAAGCATCGCTATTACTAACCAGCGAGAAACAGCTATGATATGGGATAAACACTCTGGAGAGCCTGTAGCAAATGCAGCTGTTTGGCAATGTCAGCGAGGAGCAGAATATTGCGATGAGTTAAAAGGAAAAGGTTTTACGCCGATGGTTTCTGAAAAAACAGGATTGATTATTGATCCTTACTTTTCAGCCAGTAAGCTGCGTTGGTTAATGAATAATAAACCTGAATTAAAAGAAAAGGCGGCTAACAGTGAGTTGTTGCTTGGGACAATGGATAGCTGGCTACTTTGGAAATTAACAGGTGGAAAAGTTCATGCAACCGATTATTCAAACGCCTGTCGTACCTTATTGTTTAATATCAATACATTAGAATGGGATGATGAATTGATCAACTTGTTTGATCTGGAAAAAAGTATGTTTCCTGAAGTAAAGTTCAGTAACGAAATCTTTGGTTATACAGAACCATCCGTGATTTTTGATAAACCCCTGCCAATTTCAGGATTGCTAGGTGATTCACATGCTGCACTGTTCGGTCAGAATTGTTTTCTCCCTGGAATGGGAAAGGCAACTTACGGAACAGGGTCATCAATAATGATGAATATCGGTGAAGAGCCAATTCCGTCTCCGGAAGGTTTAGTGACATCAATTGGTTATGGATTAGATAAAAAAATATTCTATGTATATGAAGGAAATATTCATTGTACCGGGGATACTATTAATTGGTTAAAAAACGATTTGCAGCTTATTAACGATGCATCGGAAACCGAGGCACTTGCATGTTCGGTAGATAATAATAATGGAGTATACCTTGTTCCCGCCTTTGTTGGGCTTGGTGCACCTTACTGGGATAATTCGGCGCGTGCATGTTTGTCGGGTATGGCACGTAATACTAAAAAAGCTCACGTTGTTCGTGCTGCGATCGAAAGTATTGCTTACCAGGTAAAAGACCTGATTTCTTTAATGGAAGAAAAAGGTGAAATCCAATTGCAGGAACTTCGTGTAGACGGAGGCCCTACAAAGAATAGTTTCTTAATGCAATTCCAATCTGATATGCTGGGACGAACGGTTGTTCGCGCTGAAATTGAAGAAGTGTCAGCACTTGGCGCAACATTTATGGCCGGATTGGCTACAGGATTTTGGAAAGATCTTGATGAAATTGCTTCATTAAGGGAGTCCGCACTGGAGTACAATCCGAAACTGGATTCTGAAAATACAAAAGAGCTCTATAGCGGTTGGAAAAAGGCAGTAGAAAGAGCAAGACTTAAAACTAAAATCAAATTATAAATCAAAAAAGTAAAACGATGAAACAAAACAAACAAACATTTGGGGTGATAATTGCCACCAGAAACATTTTCAATTTTCAATTGGCGGTTGATGCCCGTAAAAAAGTGCTTGACAAATTGGCGGCCTTAGGATTTGGTTCTGTGATCCTTCCTGAAAGTGAAACGCCAACTGGCAATATCGAAGGTTATGAAGATGCTGTAAAATGTGCTAAATATTTCAAGCAAAATGCCGATGTTATTGATGGAATTATTGTAGTTCTTCCAAACTTTGGTGATGAACTAGGAGTTGTGAATACCATTGATATGGCCGGATTGAATGTTCCTGTTTTGGTAGTTGCAGTTGACGACGACAACGACAAGGTGGATGTGAAAAGCCGTCGTGATGCATTCTGTGGAAAATTATCGGTTTGCAACAACTTCTATCAGTACGGAATTAAATTTACTGATACTACTTACCACACTTATTCGCTGGACTGCGAAGAGTTTACTAAAGATATTTACAAGTTTGCCGGAATTTGCCGTGTTGTTAATGGAATGAAAGGTTTGCGTGTTGGTGCTATTGGTACTCGTCCAATAGGTTTTCAAACCATGCGTGTAAGCGAGAAGATTTTACAACGTGCAGGTATTACAGTTGTTCCTGTTGATATGTCGGAGATTTTGGCAGCCGCCGAGAAAATTGACGAAAATGCACCTGAAGTAAAAGAAAAAGTT comes from uncultured Draconibacterium sp. and encodes:
- a CDS encoding DeoR/GlpR family DNA-binding transcription regulator; amino-acid sequence: MKLLPQQRREKIFNLIREDGHAKVLDLSKIFKVTEVTIRQDLEKLEDEGLVIREHGGAYLKNISANVQNIELLNKENMTEKEAIARKAVEMINDGDTIILDSGTTVTEIAKLISGFKNLTVITNALNIALILGADPEINLILTGGEFKAPTLSLTGQKAADSLEGLHVDKLFLATAGIALKSGLTYPSISDICVKRAMIESADVVYLVADSSKIGKNSFASLGALSLIDYLITDSKINEDYIDLFSSHDVKMIIS
- the glpK gene encoding glycerol kinase GlpK, translated to MNYSKRFILAIDQSTSATKVILFNKNGKVVDRITIAHEQYYPSPGFVEHDPVEIFTNTIQGIEKILKANNASEEDLASIAITNQRETAMIWDKHSGEPVANAAVWQCQRGAEYCDELKGKGFTPMVSEKTGLIIDPYFSASKLRWLMNNKPELKEKAANSELLLGTMDSWLLWKLTGGKVHATDYSNACRTLLFNINTLEWDDELINLFDLEKSMFPEVKFSNEIFGYTEPSVIFDKPLPISGLLGDSHAALFGQNCFLPGMGKATYGTGSSIMMNIGEEPIPSPEGLVTSIGYGLDKKIFYVYEGNIHCTGDTINWLKNDLQLINDASETEALACSVDNNNGVYLVPAFVGLGAPYWDNSARACLSGMARNTKKAHVVRAAIESIAYQVKDLISLMEEKGEIQLQELRVDGGPTKNSFLMQFQSDMLGRTVVRAEIEEVSALGATFMAGLATGFWKDLDEIASLRESALEYNPKLDSENTKELYSGWKKAVERARLKTKIKL
- the ribB gene encoding 3,4-dihydroxy-2-butanone-4-phosphate synthase — translated: MSFERIKDAVKAIQEGKLIIVTDSENRENEGDFIVSAEKITPDIVNFMAKEGRGLICAALTEDRCAELDLHPMVKNNNALNSTAFTVSVDLIGHGCTTGISSYDRAKTLNALADKKTKPIELGRPGHIFPIIAKPGGVLERDGHTEAAVELMKLAGLEPVGVLVEIINDDGTMARYDDLVKVAERFDIVLITIEQIIEYLNSDH